The Methanocorpusculum vombati genome includes a window with the following:
- a CDS encoding DUF6293 family protein, translated as MPTTHVVFVGPERDFLMGSISLLREVGFSRIVLVTGNDPKFSGEALVQKTTKALSRDLGIFWPVTVVEVNKSSVVDAANQILSIINAERTQGNEVLLNVSGALQPLSMSAYIAASMSRARVVSALPHYSDEGAIVGATEIVEIPVLPIGYPGAEQQLLISRIGDGVESLDSLIYLMFPEIDKNSKRFRSERSRLSHHLSKLETGGFIVKTKYGRNIAIHLTCLGQMFAQVISRGDVPHDD; from the coding sequence ATGCCAACAACACACGTAGTTTTTGTCGGACCTGAGCGGGATTTCCTGATGGGTTCGATCTCACTCCTTCGGGAAGTGGGTTTTTCCCGTATCGTTCTGGTAACGGGAAATGATCCGAAGTTTTCAGGCGAGGCACTGGTCCAGAAGACCACGAAGGCTCTGTCCCGGGACCTTGGTATCTTCTGGCCGGTAACGGTCGTTGAAGTGAATAAGTCATCTGTTGTGGATGCTGCAAATCAGATTCTCTCCATTATCAATGCGGAGCGTACGCAGGGTAACGAGGTTCTTCTGAATGTTTCCGGAGCCCTGCAGCCACTTTCCATGAGCGCCTATATTGCAGCCAGTATGAGCAGAGCACGGGTTGTTTCGGCTCTCCCCCACTACAGCGATGAAGGTGCCATCGTTGGTGCAACGGAGATTGTTGAGATCCCGGTACTGCCGATCGGGTATCCGGGTGCGGAACAGCAGCTGCTGATCTCCCGTATCGGTGATGGCGTTGAGTCGCTTGATTCCCTGATCTATCTGATGTTCCCGGAGATTGACAAAAACTCGAAGCGGTTCCGCAGTGAGAGAAGCAGACTGTCTCACCATCTCTCCAAGCTTGAGACCGGCGGGTTTATTGTGAAAACCAAATATGGAAGAAACATTGCCATTCATCTGACCTGTCTGGGCCAGATGTTTGCCCAGGTCATCTCCCGCGGCGATGTGCCGCATGATGACTAA